A portion of the Candidatus Manganitrophaceae bacterium genome contains these proteins:
- a CDS encoding cytochrome c: protein MFKSIGLLLLGVITLTGCSGSISDEALANLPPPEAGKKVFEAKCKGCHTINGAGGVRGPNLSNVGGRMDEPTLRAFIKDPQAVRPGARMPQISLTDKQLDAAAAYLAGLK, encoded by the coding sequence GTTCAAATCAATCGGATTGCTGTTGCTCGGCGTCATCACGCTCACGGGATGCTCGGGGAGCATCAGCGATGAAGCGCTGGCGAACCTCCCTCCGCCCGAGGCGGGGAAAAAAGTGTTCGAAGCAAAATGCAAAGGGTGTCACACCATCAACGGCGCGGGAGGGGTGAGGGGGCCGAACCTCTCGAATGTCGGCGGCAGGATGGATGAGCCGACCCTTCGCGCATTTATCAAAGATCCCCAGGCGGTGCGGCCCGGCGCCCGGATGCCGCAAATCTCTCTGACCGACAAGCAGCTCGACGCGGCCGCCGCTTATCTGGCGGGGCTGAAGTAA
- a CDS encoding CPBP family intramembrane metalloprotease — protein MAWWKLSFFLLVLLGVGFVFSFRRGSDPDRGTLFDRQRWSIWIGLFGAALPKSVSAIVLWTPWIFQSHPIVVPIYLLAEFSVFVAVLLFYRHMTAQPLADLGFSSERLGMRLLFGLRWILAAFLVIYATFYFLLRFQTLEVSQAWLLRLYRNQDVITGLMHFFEKMWGLPSLAIPILFMVVLRPFSEEMIFRGLLYGPIRRKSDPVMAALITSFLYMLADGSYTGHHLLSGVLAAYLYEQTESLFPGMILHGLINLGSVVYYFGGKDMMSVVVRKTEAGWIALLLTVVLVGLEVLYRVLLKRSRTPQAPVSTS, from the coding sequence ATGGCCTGGTGGAAGCTCTCCTTTTTCCTGTTGGTCCTCCTCGGGGTCGGCTTCGTCTTCTCCTTCAGACGGGGGAGCGATCCCGATCGGGGCACTCTCTTCGACCGCCAGCGCTGGAGCATTTGGATCGGCCTCTTCGGCGCGGCCCTCCCCAAATCGGTCAGCGCCATCGTCCTCTGGACCCCCTGGATCTTTCAAAGCCATCCGATTGTCGTCCCGATCTATCTTTTGGCGGAGTTTTCGGTCTTCGTCGCCGTCCTCCTTTTCTACCGTCATATGACGGCGCAGCCGCTGGCCGACCTCGGCTTCTCCTCGGAGCGGCTCGGGATGCGCCTCCTCTTCGGATTGCGCTGGATCCTCGCCGCCTTCCTCGTGATCTATGCCACCTTTTATTTTCTCCTCCGCTTCCAAACATTGGAGGTGTCGCAGGCGTGGCTTCTCCGTCTTTATCGGAACCAAGATGTCATCACCGGGTTGATGCACTTCTTCGAGAAGATGTGGGGCCTGCCGTCTCTGGCGATTCCGATTCTCTTCATGGTGGTTCTCCGGCCCTTTTCCGAGGAGATGATCTTCCGAGGCCTCCTCTACGGTCCGATCCGCCGCAAATCGGACCCGGTGATGGCGGCGCTGATCACCTCTTTTCTCTACATGCTGGCCGATGGGTCTTATACCGGCCATCATCTCCTCTCCGGCGTGTTGGCCGCTTATCTCTATGAGCAGACCGAGTCGCTCTTCCCGGGAATGATCCTGCATGGCTTGATCAATCTCGGCAGCGTGGTCTACTATTTCGGCGGAAAAGACATGATGTCGGTGGTGGTCCGAAAAACGGAGGCGGGCTGGATCGCTCTGTTGTTGACTGTCGTATTGGTGGGATTGGAAGTGCTCTACCGTGTTCTTTTAAAGAGAAGCCGCACCCCGCAAGCGCCGGTTTCCACCTCTTAA
- a CDS encoding leucyl/phenylalanyl-tRNA--protein transferase — MSLLLTPELLEAAYCRGIFPMADDGEIRWYSPDPRGILDLPTFHLSKRLARTVRQGRFEITVNRNFEGVIRACAGREETWINEEIIEAYTALHRLGKAHSVEAYLEGTLAGGLYGVALGGAFMGESMFTLMRDASKVCLVFLIERLKTRGYTLLDTQFITSHLQRFGAVEIPQKEYLRRLESALRLECRFD, encoded by the coding sequence ATGTCTCTCCTGCTGACGCCTGAGCTTCTCGAAGCGGCCTATTGCCGCGGAATCTTTCCGATGGCCGACGACGGGGAGATCCGCTGGTATTCGCCCGATCCCCGCGGCATCCTCGATCTTCCCACCTTTCACCTCTCGAAACGCTTGGCACGCACTGTACGGCAGGGGCGTTTCGAGATAACCGTCAACCGCAATTTTGAGGGGGTCATCCGTGCCTGCGCCGGCCGCGAGGAGACCTGGATCAACGAAGAGATCATCGAAGCCTACACCGCGCTCCACCGGCTGGGGAAAGCCCATTCGGTCGAGGCGTATCTTGAAGGAACGCTGGCAGGCGGGCTATACGGGGTGGCGCTCGGCGGCGCGTTTATGGGGGAGTCGATGTTCACCCTCATGCGCGATGCCTCCAAAGTCTGCCTGGTCTTTTTGATTGAGCGGCTGAAAACGCGCGGCTACACGCTTCTCGACACCCAATTCATCACCTCGCATCTCCAACGCTTCGGCGCGGTTGAGATCCCCCAAAAAGAATATCTCCGGCGGCTGGAGAGCGCGCTGCGCTTGGAATGTCGATTCGATTGA
- a CDS encoding bifunctional 4-hydroxy-2-oxoglutarate aldolase/2-dehydro-3-deoxy-phosphogluconate aldolase produces the protein MLNTILERITREKIIAVIRTDSADQAVKTVQAVIEGGVRIFEISYAIPDAQDVIRELTKEKNILVGAGTVLTLREARAAIGLGCHFVASPVGNLELVPICRDGNVACILGASTPSEIYSAMRGGANMVKVFPVDALGGPDYVDEILKPLPFLKIIPAGVKTYDSFKEYLSLGVEAIALGSLLTPRKHVESQNYEAITREAKKFASLKEDLLSKAA, from the coding sequence ATGTTAAATACGATACTCGAACGGATTACTCGGGAAAAAATTATCGCCGTCATTCGAACGGACAGCGCGGATCAGGCTGTGAAGACAGTCCAGGCCGTTATTGAAGGGGGCGTTCGGATCTTCGAGATCTCGTATGCCATTCCGGATGCTCAGGATGTGATTCGCGAATTAACGAAGGAGAAGAATATCTTGGTCGGCGCGGGGACGGTGCTCACGCTGCGTGAAGCACGCGCCGCCATCGGTCTCGGATGCCACTTCGTCGCCTCTCCGGTCGGAAACCTGGAGTTGGTCCCGATTTGCCGGGACGGCAATGTCGCCTGCATTTTGGGCGCCTCCACCCCCTCCGAGATTTACTCGGCGATGCGGGGGGGAGCGAACATGGTAAAGGTCTTCCCGGTCGACGCGTTGGGTGGCCCCGACTATGTCGATGAAATTTTAAAGCCGCTCCCCTTCCTCAAGATCATTCCGGCCGGCGTGAAGACCTATGACTCCTTTAAAGAATATCTCTCGCTCGGCGTCGAGGCGATCGCGCTGGGGAGCCTGCTGACCCCAAGAAAACATGTCGAGAGCCAAAACTACGAAGCGATCACCCGGGAGGCAAAAAAATTCGCTTCATTGAAAGAGGACCTTCTCTCTAAAGCGGCGTAG
- a CDS encoding amylo-alpha-1,6-glucosidase: MAVEIKVGPPVLTINQGNTFMITTEAGEIDREQPLGVFAQDTRFISYYHFFINMQRWKLLTSAQIHYFAARLHLTNSEIETEGGVIPAGTLGLRIERSVGDGIHEDIHLTNYHSKPVTFFFEIVLRCDFADIFEVKSHRFMERGHLFSEWRKNEGGFFESITTYQNKDFVRKTIYQIVGPSSPPAYVNGRIIFDLHLDPGQSWHTCGYIILCYDGQIHGPTEICHAASEQTTPMENFQVEWRKRCTQIASPNDQIAHAYLEAIDDIGSLRLYKKTESESLWVPAAGVPWFVTLFGRDALIVSLQSMTVYPNFALGALQALAELQATQIDDWRDAEPGKIPHEIRFGELAHFNRIPHTPYYGTHDATILYLIVLSEAYRWGGDAVRLKAFRGAADRCLEWIGRYGDRDGDGFLEYQTRSSQGYRNQGWKDAHDAVVYPDGSQVPTPIALCEFQGYVYDAKLRMAELLRAWGEPGDAARAERLEQEAQRLKTRFNDAFWVDSEKFYAFGLDSEKRPIETVASNPGHCLWSGIISDDRAGRTVQRLLEEDMFSGFGIRTLSSRNPAYNPFSYQLGSVWPHDNGLIAAGFKRYGFDEEANRVAKAIFDAATYFDQFRMPELFSGLKRVDGDFPVQYLGASTPQAWAAASLFHFLQTILGIEADAPHRRLYVRPTLPDWLPDLTLSNLRVGGVKINVHFYRKGGRSHWEILNGAGEIEVLEKEK, translated from the coding sequence ATGGCAGTTGAGATCAAGGTCGGTCCGCCGGTCCTCACCATTAATCAGGGCAACACATTCATGATCACCACCGAGGCCGGAGAAATCGACCGCGAGCAGCCGCTCGGCGTCTTCGCGCAAGACACCCGGTTTATATCGTATTATCATTTCTTCATCAATATGCAGCGCTGGAAGTTGCTGACTTCCGCACAGATTCATTATTTTGCGGCGCGCCTTCACCTCACCAATTCCGAGATCGAAACGGAAGGAGGGGTCATCCCCGCCGGCACCCTCGGCCTCCGAATCGAGCGGAGTGTCGGCGACGGCATCCACGAAGATATCCATCTGACCAACTATCATTCCAAACCGGTCACCTTCTTTTTCGAGATCGTCTTACGCTGTGATTTTGCCGATATCTTTGAAGTGAAATCGCATCGCTTCATGGAGCGGGGCCACCTCTTCAGCGAATGGCGGAAAAACGAAGGAGGCTTTTTCGAATCGATCACGACCTACCAGAACAAAGACTTCGTCCGCAAGACAATCTATCAAATCGTCGGGCCGAGCTCTCCCCCCGCTTATGTCAACGGCCGGATCATCTTCGACCTCCATCTCGACCCCGGTCAGAGCTGGCACACCTGCGGCTACATTATTTTATGTTATGACGGTCAAATTCACGGACCGACCGAAATCTGCCATGCCGCCTCCGAACAAACCACCCCGATGGAAAACTTTCAGGTCGAGTGGCGAAAGCGGTGCACACAAATCGCTTCCCCCAACGATCAGATAGCCCATGCTTATCTGGAAGCGATTGATGACATCGGATCGCTTCGTCTTTATAAGAAAACAGAATCGGAGTCGCTCTGGGTTCCCGCCGCCGGTGTGCCGTGGTTCGTGACCCTCTTCGGCCGGGACGCATTGATCGTCTCTTTACAGAGCATGACCGTTTATCCCAATTTTGCGCTCGGCGCACTCCAGGCGCTGGCCGAGCTTCAGGCGACTCAGATCGACGACTGGCGGGATGCGGAGCCGGGGAAGATCCCTCATGAGATCCGGTTCGGCGAGCTGGCCCATTTCAATCGCATTCCGCACACTCCCTATTACGGCACCCACGACGCGACGATCCTCTACCTGATTGTTTTGTCCGAAGCGTACCGCTGGGGGGGGGATGCCGTCCGACTGAAAGCATTCCGCGGGGCGGCCGATCGATGTCTCGAGTGGATCGGCCGATACGGCGACCGAGACGGCGATGGATTTCTCGAATATCAAACCCGGTCGTCTCAAGGCTACCGAAATCAGGGATGGAAAGATGCGCATGATGCGGTGGTCTATCCGGATGGGTCACAGGTGCCGACCCCGATCGCGCTCTGTGAATTCCAAGGATATGTCTATGATGCAAAATTAAGAATGGCCGAGCTGCTCCGCGCGTGGGGCGAGCCGGGGGATGCAGCGCGGGCAGAGCGGCTTGAGCAAGAGGCGCAGCGGCTCAAGACGCGGTTTAACGACGCGTTCTGGGTCGATTCCGAAAAATTTTACGCGTTTGGTTTGGATTCGGAGAAGAGGCCGATCGAGACGGTCGCCTCCAATCCGGGCCATTGTCTCTGGTCGGGAATTATTTCTGACGACCGGGCCGGACGGACCGTGCAGCGCCTCCTCGAAGAAGATATGTTCTCCGGCTTCGGCATCCGAACCCTCTCCTCCCGAAATCCGGCCTACAATCCTTTCTCCTATCAATTGGGATCGGTCTGGCCGCACGACAATGGCTTGATCGCCGCCGGTTTTAAGCGATACGGTTTTGATGAAGAGGCCAATCGGGTTGCGAAAGCGATTTTTGATGCGGCAACTTACTTCGATCAGTTTCGGATGCCGGAGCTCTTTTCCGGGCTGAAGCGGGTCGATGGAGATTTTCCCGTTCAGTATCTCGGTGCCAGCACCCCACAGGCCTGGGCGGCGGCGAGCCTTTTCCACTTCTTACAAACGATCCTGGGGATTGAAGCGGATGCGCCGCATCGCCGTCTCTATGTTCGCCCGACCCTCCCCGACTGGCTGCCCGACCTGACATTAAGCAACCTTCGGGTGGGAGGTGTGAAAATAAATGTCCATTTTTACCGAAAAGGGGGAAGATCCCATTGGGAAATTCTAAACGGCGCCGGAGAAATTGAAGTACTTGAAAAGGAAAAATAA
- a CDS encoding response regulator has product MPKRVLVVDDNQDAIHILSAVLKKGGYLVSVALNGEEAMEKVRQEHPALILLDIMMPKMDGFEVCKAIKAAVETREIPVLIVTARKDAESRQRGMSVGANEYLVKPIRPAEVLAKVRAYLGGGDSSAPPSSLKSIFFSFFLLRQTVDFELKTFAYCSATEDKPVS; this is encoded by the coding sequence ATGCCAAAAAGGGTTTTGGTCGTCGATGATAACCAAGATGCGATTCATATATTATCGGCGGTTTTGAAGAAGGGTGGATACCTTGTCTCGGTCGCGCTGAACGGGGAGGAAGCGATGGAGAAGGTCCGTCAAGAGCATCCCGCGCTGATCCTGCTCGACATCATGATGCCGAAGATGGATGGGTTCGAAGTCTGCAAAGCGATCAAAGCAGCCGTGGAGACGCGGGAGATTCCCGTTCTTATCGTCACCGCGCGGAAAGATGCCGAATCCCGGCAGCGCGGAATGAGCGTCGGCGCGAATGAGTACCTGGTAAAACCGATCCGCCCCGCCGAGGTGCTTGCCAAAGTCAGAGCGTATTTGGGCGGCGGCGATTCTTCGGCTCCCCCCTCGTCCTTGAAGTCTATTTTCTTCTCTTTTTTCTTATTAAGACAGACGGTCGATTTTGAATTAAAGACATTCGCATACTGCTCGGCAACGGAGGATAAGCCGGTGTCGTAA
- a CDS encoding M4 family metallopeptidase: MEKANRHESGCSGSRIPIYCIVPPHILKEIAQRGTADQKAWAFRTLTVSEQARGQRQAVGLIAALTATATGTKRRTIYDAQQGSSLPGKMVRIEGGAKSKDRAVNEAYDGAGATYDLYLKVYQRNSIDDRGMRLDSTIHYGRNYDNAFWNGQQMVYGDGDGKLFNRFTISIDVIGHELTHGVTQYEAGLDYQDQAGALNESFSDIFGSLVKQYKKKQLAKNADWLIGKGLLAPGVKGKALRSMKEPGTAYDDPILGKDPQPGDMKDYIKTQDDNGGVHLNSGIPNRAFYETAMQIGGRAWEKAGQIWYVTLRDKLRPTAQFKDAAKATVAVAKELYGNGSLEMKAVKQGWASVGIKT, encoded by the coding sequence ATGGAAAAAGCGAATAGGCATGAAAGCGGCTGTTCCGGATCGAGAATTCCCATCTATTGCATCGTTCCCCCCCACATTCTAAAAGAGATCGCGCAGCGCGGCACCGCCGACCAGAAAGCGTGGGCGTTTCGAACCTTGACCGTCTCCGAGCAGGCGCGCGGCCAGCGGCAGGCGGTCGGCCTGATCGCGGCATTGACGGCGACGGCCACCGGCACCAAGCGCCGAACCATTTATGATGCCCAACAGGGAAGCAGCCTCCCGGGGAAAATGGTCCGTATCGAAGGGGGTGCGAAGAGCAAAGACCGTGCGGTGAATGAAGCCTATGACGGCGCCGGAGCGACCTATGATCTTTATCTCAAAGTCTATCAACGCAACTCGATCGATGATCGCGGCATGCGGCTCGATTCGACCATCCATTATGGCCGCAATTATGACAACGCTTTTTGGAACGGCCAGCAGATGGTCTACGGCGACGGCGATGGAAAACTTTTCAACCGGTTCACCATCTCCATCGACGTCATCGGCCACGAGCTGACCCACGGCGTCACCCAATATGAGGCGGGCCTCGACTATCAAGACCAAGCGGGCGCGCTGAACGAATCGTTTTCCGACATCTTCGGCTCTCTCGTGAAGCAATACAAAAAGAAACAGCTGGCCAAGAACGCCGATTGGCTGATCGGAAAAGGCCTTCTCGCCCCCGGGGTGAAGGGCAAAGCGCTCCGGTCGATGAAAGAGCCCGGCACCGCCTATGACGATCCGATTCTCGGAAAAGATCCCCAGCCGGGTGACATGAAAGATTACATCAAAACGCAAGACGACAACGGCGGCGTCCATCTCAACTCCGGCATTCCCAACCGCGCCTTCTATGAAACGGCGATGCAGATCGGCGGCAGGGCGTGGGAGAAGGCGGGGCAGATTTGGTATGTGACGCTGCGGGATAAGTTGCGGCCGACCGCCCAGTTTAAAGATGCCGCAAAAGCAACCGTCGCGGTTGCAAAGGAGCTCTACGGCAACGGCAGCTTGGAGATGAAAGCGGTCAAACAGGGATGGGCCTCCGTCGGTATTAAAACCTAA
- a CDS encoding EAL domain-containing protein, which yields MIKALRINGGEMGTPLRVLIVEDSIEDAALILDRLKASGYDPFSRRIDTERAMNIALDQESWDVVISDFILPGFSGLAALKLIQARELDLPFIIVSGKIGEETAVEIMRAGANDYMMKDNLTRLSPAVERELREAVIRRNHKQAEKMIKYIAYNDLLTSLPNRVLLHDLVKKVLLDRAAEGKPIALLLLDLDHFKEINDTLGHPYGDVILQQVGHRLSEAVGEEDSVARLGGDEFAVLLAKVTSKEDSLLVANKILKALEVPFIIEEIPIAVEASIGISVYPDHGADFDSLLQRADVAMYVAKKTGSGCALYSPELNTHSERRLALMGELRQAIDHDELVLYYQPKIDLRTGRIIGAEALVRWEHPRHGRIAPDQFIGPAEQTGLIKPLTQWVLNQALRQGRMWGEIGFRIPMAVNLSARNLLEHRLPEAIEQLLQQYGTAPEWLQLEITESAILAEPARVLENATALDRIGTGLSIDDFGTGYSSLAYLKKLPVDEIKIDKSFIIGMKENRDDEVIVRSTIDLAHNLGLKIVAEGVETKETWDQLVALGCDAAQGYYMARPLAPDLFIDWLKRSPWGFKKDEAG from the coding sequence ATGATCAAGGCGCTGCGAATCAATGGGGGAGAGATGGGCACACCGCTTCGCGTATTGATCGTTGAAGATTCCATAGAAGATGCCGCCCTCATACTCGATCGGCTAAAGGCCTCGGGATATGATCCCTTCTCCAGACGGATCGACACCGAGCGGGCGATGAACATCGCGCTCGATCAAGAGAGCTGGGATGTCGTCATCTCCGATTTCATCCTTCCCGGATTCAGTGGGCTCGCCGCCTTGAAGCTGATACAAGCACGGGAGCTGGACCTGCCGTTCATTATCGTCTCGGGAAAGATCGGGGAGGAGACCGCCGTAGAGATCATGCGGGCGGGCGCGAACGATTACATGATGAAGGACAATCTGACCCGTCTTTCTCCCGCGGTGGAACGGGAGCTGCGGGAAGCGGTGATCCGCCGCAATCACAAGCAGGCGGAGAAGATGATCAAGTATATCGCGTATAATGACCTCCTCACCAGCCTGCCGAATCGCGTGCTGCTTCACGACCTCGTTAAAAAAGTGCTTCTCGATCGAGCCGCCGAAGGGAAACCGATTGCGCTGCTGCTCTTGGATCTGGACCACTTTAAGGAGATTAACGACACCCTCGGCCATCCCTATGGCGATGTCATTCTACAGCAGGTCGGACACCGCCTCAGCGAAGCGGTCGGGGAGGAGGACAGCGTGGCCCGTTTAGGGGGAGACGAGTTTGCCGTGTTGTTGGCGAAGGTGACCTCCAAAGAGGACAGTCTCCTGGTCGCGAATAAAATCTTGAAGGCGCTGGAGGTCCCGTTCATCATCGAGGAAATTCCGATCGCGGTGGAGGCGAGCATCGGCATCTCCGTCTATCCCGATCACGGAGCCGATTTCGATTCCCTTCTCCAGCGGGCCGACGTCGCCATGTATGTCGCCAAGAAAACGGGAAGCGGCTGCGCCCTTTATTCCCCCGAACTGAATACCCACAGCGAGCGCCGACTCGCTTTGATGGGAGAGCTCCGGCAGGCGATCGACCACGATGAACTGGTTCTTTACTACCAGCCGAAAATCGATCTAAGAACGGGCCGAATCATCGGCGCGGAAGCGCTGGTGCGATGGGAGCACCCGCGTCACGGCCGGATCGCCCCGGATCAGTTCATCGGTCCCGCGGAGCAGACCGGCTTGATCAAACCGCTCACGCAGTGGGTTCTGAATCAGGCGCTCCGGCAGGGACGGATGTGGGGTGAGATCGGATTCAGAATCCCGATGGCGGTGAACCTCTCCGCCAGAAACCTTCTGGAGCATCGCCTTCCGGAAGCGATCGAGCAACTCCTTCAACAATATGGCACCGCACCGGAGTGGCTGCAGCTGGAAATTACCGAGAGCGCCATCCTGGCTGAACCGGCCCGCGTCCTTGAAAACGCCACGGCGTTGGACCGGATCGGCACCGGGCTCTCGATCGACGACTTCGGGACCGGCTACTCTTCGCTCGCTTACCTTAAAAAACTCCCGGTGGATGAAATCAAAATCGACAAGTCATTTATCATCGGGATGAAAGAAAACAGAGACGATGAGGTGATCGTCCGTTCGACCATCGATCTGGCGCATAATCTGGGACTGAAAATCGTCGCCGAGGGGGTCGAAACCAAAGAAACCTGGGATCAGCTTGTCGCCCTCGGCTGTGACGCCGCGCAAGGCTATTACATGGCCCGGCCGCTTGCGCCGGACCTTTTCATCGATTGGCTGAAGCGCTCCCCTTGGGGTTTTAAGAAGGACGAAGCAGGGTGA
- a CDS encoding CbiX/SirB N-terminal domain-containing protein, which yields MKRVVVLAVHGAPAADFPRKEAAELFDLRAKLRQASGEGRAALAQRHDALDAKMRGWPRTEENDPFFYGSISLAAHLQKEMKCDVIVGFNEFCAPSVDEALDQAAERNPEQVVVLTPMMTPGGAHSKSDIPAAIEQAQARHPRISFSYAWPFEASEIAKFLAAQVQRFVSKG from the coding sequence TTGAAGAGAGTGGTGGTGCTGGCGGTGCATGGTGCGCCGGCGGCCGATTTTCCGAGGAAGGAAGCGGCGGAATTGTTCGACCTTCGGGCGAAGCTTCGGCAGGCGTCCGGAGAGGGCCGCGCCGCCTTGGCGCAGCGCCATGACGCGCTCGATGCCAAGATGCGAGGCTGGCCGCGCACCGAGGAAAACGACCCGTTCTTTTATGGATCAATCTCGCTTGCGGCGCATTTACAAAAAGAAATGAAGTGCGACGTGATCGTCGGGTTCAACGAATTCTGCGCGCCGAGCGTCGACGAAGCGCTCGATCAGGCCGCGGAGCGGAATCCGGAGCAGGTGGTGGTCCTCACGCCGATGATGACCCCGGGCGGCGCCCATTCCAAATCGGACATCCCCGCCGCCATCGAACAGGCGCAGGCGCGGCATCCCCGCATCTCCTTCTCCTATGCCTGGCCGTTCGAAGCATCGGAGATTGCCAAGTTCCTGGCCGCACAGGTCCAACGATTTGTTTCAAAGGGTTAG
- a CDS encoding deoxyribonuclease IV — translation MKRPRLGAHMSVAGGLDQALLRGKSIDCEVIQIFSKNSNQWSAKPLTEEDLSHFKKARRETGVFPAMVHSSYLINLCSTKEAEWEKSVEALYIEMERVEALEMPYLVLHPGAHLGAGEEVGISRAAEALNRLNQRAAGFRMQILLELTAGQGSCIGSRFEEVGAIFKQLREPERVGICFDTCHAFAAGYDLRTQTDYEATMAALDRAVGLNKVRAFHLNDCKKDLGCRVDRHEHIGQGKMGTAPFSHLMNDRRFWGLPMVLETPKGKELKEDVMNLAVLKGLMKE, via the coding sequence ATGAAACGGCCCCGTCTCGGGGCGCACATGTCGGTCGCAGGCGGGCTCGACCAGGCGCTGTTGCGCGGAAAGTCGATCGACTGCGAGGTGATTCAGATCTTCTCAAAAAACTCCAACCAATGGAGCGCCAAGCCGTTGACCGAAGAAGACCTCTCTCATTTTAAGAAAGCCCGGCGCGAAACGGGGGTCTTTCCGGCGATGGTCCACAGCTCTTATTTAATCAATCTCTGCTCGACGAAAGAAGCCGAGTGGGAGAAGTCGGTCGAAGCGCTCTACATTGAGATGGAGCGGGTGGAGGCGCTGGAGATGCCTTACCTCGTGCTCCATCCGGGCGCCCATCTGGGGGCCGGCGAGGAGGTGGGGATTTCCAGAGCGGCCGAAGCGCTCAACCGGTTGAATCAGCGCGCCGCCGGTTTTCGGATGCAGATCTTGCTCGAGCTGACGGCGGGACAGGGGAGCTGCATCGGAAGCCGCTTCGAAGAGGTCGGGGCGATCTTCAAGCAACTCAGAGAGCCCGAGCGGGTCGGGATCTGCTTCGACACCTGCCACGCTTTCGCCGCCGGCTATGATCTGAGAACCCAGACCGATTATGAAGCGACGATGGCCGCCCTCGATCGCGCGGTCGGCTTAAATAAAGTCCGGGCTTTTCATCTAAACGATTGCAAAAAAGATCTCGGCTGCCGCGTCGATCGGCACGAGCATATCGGTCAAGGGAAAATGGGCACCGCGCCATTCTCCCACCTCATGAACGACCGCCGCTTTTGGGGCCTTCCGATGGTCCTCGAAACGCCGAAGGGAAAAGAGCTTAAGGAAGATGTGATGAATTTGGCGGTTCTGAAAGGGCTGATGAAGGAATAG
- a CDS encoding chlorite dismutase family protein yields the protein MANDKRQFVNYIFYKLDPAWRRLPAQERETGKREFLAAVDEFNSKVLTVPYSTVGIRAEVDIMLWRISYDLEAFQDMSAKMASTSLGKYMNTSYSYLAMTKRSIYVDKHHHEGQESKRLTIVPGEAKYLFIYPFVKTREWYLLTKAARQGMMSEHIEIGHKYPTVKINTSYSFGLDDAEFVVAFESDYPNDFLDLVMELREAEASRFTERDTPIFTCVRKSLKDALNDLGS from the coding sequence ATGGCAAACGATAAGAGACAGTTCGTCAATTATATCTTTTATAAGTTGGATCCGGCCTGGAGACGCCTTCCGGCCCAAGAGCGAGAGACCGGAAAGCGGGAGTTCCTGGCAGCCGTGGATGAGTTCAACTCCAAGGTCTTGACGGTCCCTTATTCCACCGTCGGCATCCGCGCCGAAGTCGACATCATGCTCTGGCGGATCAGCTATGATCTGGAGGCGTTCCAAGACATGTCGGCGAAAATGGCTTCAACCAGCCTCGGGAAATACATGAACACCAGCTACTCTTATCTCGCCATGACGAAGCGGTCGATCTATGTCGACAAGCACCACCATGAAGGACAGGAGTCGAAGCGGCTCACCATCGTTCCGGGCGAGGCGAAGTACCTCTTTATCTATCCCTTCGTCAAGACCCGCGAATGGTATCTGCTGACGAAGGCGGCCCGGCAGGGGATGATGAGCGAGCATATCGAGATCGGCCATAAATATCCGACCGTCAAAATCAACACCTCCTACTCGTTCGGTCTCGATGACGCCGAATTCGTTGTTGCGTTCGAGAGCGACTACCCGAACGACTTTCTCGATCTCGTGATGGAGCTGCGTGAGGCCGAGGCCAGCCGCTTTACCGAGCGCGACACGCCGATCTTCACCTGTGTTCGAAAGAGCCTCAAAGACGCGTTGAACGATCTGGGAAGCTGA